The Wansuia hejianensis genomic interval GCGGTATTCCATATCCCTCACGGGAGAGCCAATGCGATGCTGTTGCCACATATTATTGAATTTAATTCTGACATTAATATCCGCAGCCGGAGTAAAAAGGAATATCCGCCGGTTGTAAAACGATATGCAAATATCGCCCATATATTGGGATTGAGCAATTATAATAAAGTCATGAGTGTTCGTTCGCTGGTAAACTGGGTACAATTCATGCAGAAAGAGATGAATATACCTCTTTCCGTGGAGGAGATTGGGACAGTGCAGAAGGACCTGTATTTTGCCTCTATTGAAAAAATGGCGGATGCGGCGTTGAAGGATGCCTGTACCACCACCAATCCCAGAGTGCCGACGAAGAACGAGATCATGATGATCTATGCTAAACTTTGGTCATTTTAATTTTAATCCCTAATAAAATGGAGAACCTCCCTGGTTTTATTACGATCCGGGGAGGTTTTTTCATGTTCGTATAAGTTTTATAAAATATTTTATAAAAAGTCATTTGAAAAACAAAACCCTTATGTTATAATAAGCTTACATTGTGGAACAGAAAAGCTGTTCCCCGGCCCCGTCAGGGGCATGAGTTGTGGTATACTCTGGAGTATACATTGTGGAACAGCAAAGCTGTTCCTCCGCCCGTTAGGGCATGCATTACGGTGTGCCCTGTGGGTATACATTGTGGAACAGAAAAGCTGTTCCCCGGCCCCGTCAGGGGCATGAGTTGCGGTATACTCTGGAGTATACATTGTGGAACAGAAAAGCTGTTCCCCGGCCCCGTTAAGGGCATGAGTTACGGTGTGCCCTGTAGGTATTACATTGTTGTACAGCATAAGCTGTTTCCACGCCCGAGGCATGAGCCAGAGGATATTCGGGAGTATAATTGACGGGTGAATACTGTTTCTTTGCTATCAAAGGCAGTAAGATAATTATAACAAATTTTTACGGATGGATGAATAAAGGAGAGAAAATGAAGCGGGCAAGCACGATGGAGGTTAAACGTCAGAACAGAAATAACGTTTACAGGATTATTTATCAGAAAGGAAAGATATCAAAACAGGAGATTGCGAACAAATTAAATCTGAGTCTGCCTACTGTGGCACAAAATCTGACGGAACTGTTCGAGAAAGGCCTGATTTATGAAAATGGGAGTTTTGATTCTACCGGTGGACGAAAGGCCAAGGGGATTTCCTGCAATATGGATGCTAAGACAGCCATTGGGCTTGACATAACAAGAAATCACATCAGTGGGGTATTGGTCAACCTGTTGGGTGAGGTACTCTATTCCATTAGAACCCGGCTGCATTTTGAGGATAACCGTAAGTATTATGAGGAGCTTCGGAGTCTGGTAGACCGCATAATAGAAGAGGGCAGGGCCGATCCATATACGATTCTGGGAATCGGTATTAGTATGCCCGGTATTATCGGCGCCGATCATAAGACGATTACCTATGCGCCCGTCGTGGAGACGACGACGCTGTTTGAAGATCTGAAGGGCTATCTCCCATATCCCTATGCCATTATCAACGACGCAAAGGCCGGAGGCTTTGCGGAGCTTTGGCATTCTCCTCATGCGGAAAACATGGTGTACCTGTCTCTCAGCAACAGCGTTGGCGGCGCCGTTCTGATGAATAATGAGCTTTACTACGGGGACCAGCGCCTGAGTGGTGAAATAGGGCACATGACGCTGGAAATTGACGGAAAGCCTTGTTACTGCGGCAAAAAGGGGTGCATGGATCCATACTGTAATGCACAGGTATTATCGCGGAGGACAGGCGGCGACCTGAAGAAGTTCTTTGAACTCTTAGATAAAGGGGACAAAGACTGCCGGCAGGAATGGGAAACCTATTTAAAATATTTATCTGTAGCCATCAATAATCTGAGAAACTGCCTGGATTGTGAAGTAATACTGGGAGGCTATGTGGGAAGCTATATGGACAGCCACATAGACGAGCTGAGACAAATGGTGATAAAGAGGAGCACCTTCACTACAGACGGGAAATTTGTGCAGAGCTGCGCATTTAAATTCGAATCCTCCGCCGTAGGAGCAGGACTCTATTATATTGATGAATATATAAAATGTATCTGACAAAGTGAAAATAAAATGGAAAATGAAAGGCATCGTAATTAATGGGATTATGGTGCTTTTTTAATGTTCAGGTAATCAAATAACTACGGTTTTCTGGCTGTTCCAGTCGGTACAGTGCTCTCGCCAGGGGAGGAACCCCGATGGTCTCGGACGGTAAATTTCGGAATTTAATAAAGAAATACTGGCTCCACCAGGCCACAATCAGCCAGTGCTTACTGTCTGTAACCATACCGATGACACTTTCGGAGAACCTGGGTGATCTAAAACGCTCCCCCCTCCCCGACCAATTGGAAGCAAAGCCAAAATATGATAAGGAAATTTGTATAGATTGCACAAAATTTGTAAAATCCTCAAGAATTATCTTGATATATTTTGTGAGTAGAGTTATAATACAACTACTTTATAAAAACTAATTTATAAAAGTTATAAGGAAAAGAGTTAAAGCAAAGAACTTTGCAAATGCAGCATTGGAGGGATGAAAATGAAAGGGAAGATGAAGAAGCCTGTGAGAGGCGATGCAGGCATCACCTGGAAAACTTGTCCGCATAACTCATTAGGAGGCAAAGATGATGAGTGAGTATGTATTGGAGATAAAGAACATCAGAAAAGAGTTTCCGGGAGTTGTGGCACTGGATGGCGTTTCCCTGCTGCTGAAACGCGGTGAGATACACGCTCTTGTGGGTGAAAACGGCGCTGGTAAGTCGACGCTCATGAAGATTCTGGCAGGTATCTACAGCCTGGATCAGGGGGAGATCCTCTTTGACGGCAAGCCGTTCCGGGCAAAGCGTCCGGTGGATGCGCTGGAAAAGGGAATTGCGATGGTTCACCAGGAGCTGGATCTGATTCCTGAAATGACAGTAGAGGAAAATGTTTTTGCCGGCCGTGAGAAGACGAAGGGGGCAGTCGTCGATAAAAGGGGAATGCTGAGCCGTACAAAAGAGCTGATGGATAGCCTGGGCATAGATATCAATCCCAGGACTAAGATCAAGGAGCTGAGCACTGCGCAGCAGCAAATGGTAGCGATCACACGGGCGATTGCTTTTGATGCGGAAGTGATCATCATGGACGAACCGACCTCGGCCATCACAGACAGGGAAGTGGAGAAGCTGTTCGAGATCATCCGGAAGCTGAAAGCCCAGAACAAATCGATTGTTTACATATCCCATAAGATGGATGAGATTTATTCCCTGACAGATCAGATCACGGTACTGCGCGACGGTAAGCTGATCGGCTCCATAGCAACTGCAGATGTCACTCCGGATAAGCTGATTAACATGATGGTCGGCCGGGAGCTGAATAACGTATATGTGAAAAGTGCTGAAAAGACGGCGGACTTCGACGAAAGCGAGGTTCTTCTGAGAGTTGAGCATCTGACCCGCGAAAACGAATTTTATAACGTGGATTTTGAAGTAAGACGAGGGGAAATACTTGGCTTTTTTGGGCTGATGGGCGCCGGGAGGACTGAGGTCATGGATACGCTTTTCGGACTAAGAAAAGCGGACAAGGGTTCGGTTACGAT includes:
- a CDS encoding ROK family transcriptional regulator — protein: MKRASTMEVKRQNRNNVYRIIYQKGKISKQEIANKLNLSLPTVAQNLTELFEKGLIYENGSFDSTGGRKAKGISCNMDAKTAIGLDITRNHISGVLVNLLGEVLYSIRTRLHFEDNRKYYEELRSLVDRIIEEGRADPYTILGIGISMPGIIGADHKTITYAPVVETTTLFEDLKGYLPYPYAIINDAKAGGFAELWHSPHAENMVYLSLSNSVGGAVLMNNELYYGDQRLSGEIGHMTLEIDGKPCYCGKKGCMDPYCNAQVLSRRTGGDLKKFFELLDKGDKDCRQEWETYLKYLSVAINNLRNCLDCEVILGGYVGSYMDSHIDELRQMVIKRSTFTTDGKFVQSCAFKFESSAVGAGLYYIDEYIKCI
- a CDS encoding sugar ABC transporter ATP-binding protein — protein: MMSEYVLEIKNIRKEFPGVVALDGVSLLLKRGEIHALVGENGAGKSTLMKILAGIYSLDQGEILFDGKPFRAKRPVDALEKGIAMVHQELDLIPEMTVEENVFAGREKTKGAVVDKRGMLSRTKELMDSLGIDINPRTKIKELSTAQQQMVAITRAIAFDAEVIIMDEPTSAITDREVEKLFEIIRKLKAQNKSIVYISHKMDEIYSLTDQITVLRDGKLIGSIATADVTPDKLINMMVGRELNNVYVKSAEKTADFDESEVLLRVEHLTRENEFYNVDFEVRRGEILGFFGLMGAGRTEVMDTLFGLRKADKGSVTMKGQKLGTVKKAITSGMAYITEDRKISGLNLIASVKDNISLAYMDMITRAKCLIDFKKEKKISDSLIEKLRIKCTNRDTLAGTLSGGNQQKIVIAKWFMGDPDLLIMDEPTRGIDIGAKAEIYKLMDLLVKSGKSIIMISSETPELLGMSDRVVVMHEGHKTGEFECGELDQDKLMAYAIGEGDKGEYRHE